Proteins from one Geomonas agri genomic window:
- a CDS encoding DegQ family serine endoprotease encodes MQAAIVARFLVFSLFLSSVFSTVAGAATLTPDFAKLAKKLKPAVVNISTSKTIAMKKRQHPGGDPFQEYFEKFFEAPHQQPRKQQSMGSGFIISDDGYIITNNHVIKDADDIKVKLSDGREFKGEIKGRDDKLDLALVKIEAKDHLPVAPLGDSDKMEVGDWVMAIGNPFGLSQTVTAGIISAEGRVIGSGPYDDFIQTDASINPGNSGGPLFNTDGEVIGINTAIVAGGQGIGFAIPINMAKEILPQLKESGKVTRGWLGVSVQMVTQDLAKSFGMETEQGALVAEVMKDSPAEKAGVKGGDIILEYDGHTIKDMAELPRRVAATPVGKKVKLVVLRDGKQVPLQVTVEKLKEGAEDEVAAVTGDRLGLKVTDLTPERAQHMRLQGEKGVVVTDVQADSLAEKAGIVGGDLIREINGVRIASVKEYSKAIAGVKKGGYLKMLLRRGEASLFVALRID; translated from the coding sequence ATGCAGGCAGCGATCGTCGCAAGATTTCTGGTGTTTAGCTTATTTCTCTCCTCCGTATTCTCCACCGTCGCGGGCGCCGCGACGCTCACCCCCGACTTCGCGAAGCTCGCCAAAAAGCTCAAGCCCGCGGTAGTCAACATCAGCACATCCAAAACCATAGCCATGAAGAAGAGGCAGCACCCGGGCGGCGACCCCTTCCAGGAGTACTTCGAGAAGTTCTTCGAGGCGCCGCACCAGCAACCCCGCAAGCAGCAGAGCATGGGGTCGGGCTTCATCATCAGCGATGACGGCTACATCATTACCAACAACCACGTCATCAAGGACGCAGACGACATCAAGGTTAAGCTCTCCGACGGCCGCGAGTTCAAGGGGGAGATCAAGGGGCGCGACGATAAACTCGACCTCGCCCTGGTCAAGATCGAGGCGAAGGACCACTTGCCAGTGGCACCCCTCGGCGACAGTGACAAGATGGAGGTCGGTGACTGGGTCATGGCCATCGGTAACCCCTTCGGCCTGAGCCAGACCGTCACCGCCGGCATCATCAGTGCCGAGGGGCGGGTGATCGGCAGTGGTCCGTATGATGACTTCATCCAGACTGATGCCTCCATTAACCCGGGTAACTCCGGCGGTCCGCTCTTCAACACCGATGGCGAGGTGATCGGCATCAACACCGCCATCGTGGCAGGTGGTCAGGGGATCGGGTTTGCCATCCCGATCAATATGGCCAAGGAGATCCTGCCGCAGCTCAAAGAAAGCGGCAAGGTCACCCGGGGCTGGCTGGGCGTTTCTGTGCAGATGGTGACCCAGGATCTGGCCAAATCGTTCGGGATGGAGACCGAGCAGGGCGCGCTGGTGGCCGAGGTGATGAAGGACAGCCCGGCTGAAAAGGCAGGCGTCAAGGGTGGCGACATCATCCTCGAGTACGACGGGCACACCATCAAGGACATGGCCGAGTTGCCGCGCCGCGTAGCGGCGACCCCGGTAGGGAAGAAGGTGAAGCTCGTGGTGCTGCGCGACGGTAAGCAGGTGCCGCTCCAGGTGACTGTCGAGAAACTGAAGGAAGGCGCAGAGGACGAGGTCGCCGCTGTCACCGGAGACCGCCTCGGGCTGAAAGTTACCGACCTGACCCCCGAGCGCGCCCAGCACATGAGGCTGCAGGGAGAGAAAGGTGTCGTGGTCACTGACGTGCAGGCCGACAGTCTTGCCGAGAAGGCGGGCATCGTCGGTGGCGACCTGATCCGGGAGATCAACGGGGTGCGCATCGCCAGCGTCAAGGAGTACAGCAAGGCGATCGCGGGAGTGAAGAAGGGCGGTTACTTGAAGATGCTGCTCAGAAGGGGCGAGGCCTCGCTGTTCGTGGCGCTCAGGATCGACTAG
- a CDS encoding HEAT repeat domain-containing protein yields the protein MQQGVEQQEVGKEELASVTQIILAMIKTSKALRIYLPNNPVLIGFIADLGTRMTLHLARYGELTLDVEPFTLRYQGAQVYENKDPKESMASRLHADGIRTMFFDQGVEPAEIVAFLGVVGFERPSSDDDVVTQLWERNLQHIGYLTEDDFSDPYLLREAGDADQQQEALDRIREALVHQPPPAPRMIPKHLLMLTAEEEAWLRKAVDVEGRCNGLDDVIGILAGIVSEVQELELFADFTAILGNLTVNLVLAGDISHALKLARFLDRLQKLPTTEPEQRQLLAAALAAVLSDATVEVLRVALDSAEASIDYVQLKELLLILGIPSLRAICELLGRVEKLKVRKLIVEVLVELGQEKPAVFEPFLSDPRWYLVRNVVLILSLIGTPAALKMILGLITHREPRIRREVLGFLERTSDAKAKTYLLKYLRDESSPLRIKALQVLTRERLPFALKPIMALAGADDFQERPPEEKKEIFLALGELGRESVLPMLREQLLKRYWFQKGNEKESVQLAVLALGRIRNKAALELLEEARGQKKGGEVRSMLDQAIASHTGRERNRGGTR from the coding sequence ATGCAACAGGGTGTTGAGCAGCAAGAGGTCGGTAAGGAAGAGCTTGCTTCGGTGACGCAGATCATTCTGGCTATGATCAAGACGTCGAAGGCGCTCAGGATCTACCTGCCCAACAACCCCGTGCTGATCGGATTCATTGCGGACCTCGGCACCAGGATGACCCTTCACCTGGCCCGTTACGGTGAGCTCACCCTGGACGTGGAGCCGTTCACGCTACGTTACCAAGGAGCGCAGGTTTATGAAAACAAGGACCCCAAGGAGAGCATGGCGAGCCGACTCCATGCCGACGGCATCAGGACCATGTTCTTCGACCAGGGAGTGGAGCCTGCGGAAATAGTGGCTTTCCTCGGGGTGGTCGGCTTCGAGCGACCCAGCAGCGACGACGACGTGGTGACGCAGCTTTGGGAGCGCAACCTCCAGCATATCGGCTACCTTACCGAGGACGACTTCAGCGATCCTTACCTGTTGCGAGAGGCTGGGGATGCCGACCAGCAGCAGGAAGCGCTTGACCGTATCCGGGAGGCGCTGGTGCACCAGCCTCCCCCGGCACCGCGGATGATCCCCAAGCACCTCCTCATGCTCACGGCCGAAGAAGAGGCCTGGTTGCGCAAGGCTGTCGACGTCGAGGGGCGCTGCAACGGTCTCGACGACGTGATCGGCATCCTGGCCGGTATCGTCAGCGAGGTTCAGGAACTGGAGCTTTTCGCTGACTTCACCGCCATCCTCGGCAATCTCACCGTCAACCTCGTGCTCGCTGGCGACATCTCTCACGCCCTCAAATTGGCGCGGTTTCTGGACCGCCTGCAAAAACTGCCGACAACTGAGCCGGAGCAGCGGCAGCTGTTGGCGGCGGCGCTGGCCGCGGTGCTTTCCGATGCCACCGTCGAGGTGCTCAGGGTGGCGCTGGACAGCGCCGAGGCGAGTATCGACTACGTCCAGTTGAAGGAACTGCTGTTGATCCTGGGTATACCTTCCCTGCGGGCGATCTGCGAACTCCTGGGGCGGGTGGAAAAACTCAAGGTGCGCAAATTGATCGTGGAGGTACTGGTGGAACTGGGGCAGGAGAAGCCGGCCGTATTCGAGCCTTTTCTCTCCGACCCGCGCTGGTACCTGGTGCGCAACGTGGTGCTGATCCTTTCCCTGATCGGGACCCCGGCAGCGCTGAAAATGATCCTGGGGCTGATCACGCACCGGGAGCCGCGCATCCGGCGCGAAGTGCTGGGCTTTTTGGAGCGTACCAGCGACGCCAAAGCGAAGACCTACCTCCTCAAGTACCTGCGCGACGAGTCGAGCCCCCTGCGTATCAAGGCCCTGCAGGTCTTGACCCGGGAGCGGCTTCCCTTTGCGCTGAAGCCCATTATGGCGTTGGCCGGCGCCGACGATTTCCAGGAGCGCCCGCCGGAAGAGAAGAAGGAGATTTTCCTGGCGCTGGGAGAGTTGGGCCGGGAGAGTGTGCTTCCCATGCTGCGCGAGCAGCTCCTGAAGCGCTACTGGTTCCAGAAGGGAAATGAGAAGGAATCGGTACAGTTGGCGGTCCTGGCACTGGGACGGATACGCAACAAGGCTGCCCTGGAGCTTTTAGAAGAGGCGCGCGGACAGAAAAAGGGAGGCGAGGTCCGGTCCATGCTGGATCAGGCCATTGCCTCTCATACCGGCAGGGAAAGAAACCGTGGTGGGACGAGGTGA
- a CDS encoding HD-GYP domain-containing protein gives MVLEVDREPAGEELARLGKTLVSHFFVLLKSSVNYGAGHAAIAHRVGNLLEVLRAITGQHEDATLILKAGHLYLGEFRLRPDIASFEGPRYIIELMRRHHLGSISFGPGITGTDLQRFVYLLQEPQEDEADRFQRLVEAVQQRCIANLELDLLREDEVLNITPQFRRLRSAGDKVRPLYRKLLTTMDEVAAEVASGRRLRLRESKRVVQQIVDLLYSHEADLLGLSTMRSHDSSSQHHAANVCILSLVVGKRLGMNKFHLCELGLAALFHDIGNCDVPAEILDKVGELSAEERELMEKHPLYGVRRVMKLKGLDDLTARIITGIFEHHLMADFSGYPRLGYRKLGLLGRIISIADSYDGLTSSRVSGRTAYPPHKALRVMLSQSGKSYDQALLKVFVSCVGIHPVGSLLLLDDKDIAVVVGNSEDPAQWDNPLVRIIADREGRETEGGEVIPLGSPGSPQTITAILDPYLYDLDVSRYF, from the coding sequence ATGGTACTTGAGGTGGATCGGGAACCTGCGGGAGAAGAGCTGGCAAGGCTGGGCAAGACCCTGGTCTCGCATTTCTTCGTCCTGCTCAAGAGTTCCGTCAATTACGGTGCCGGCCATGCGGCCATCGCGCACCGGGTGGGCAACCTCCTTGAGGTGTTGCGGGCGATCACCGGGCAACATGAGGATGCCACGCTGATCCTTAAGGCAGGGCACCTCTACCTGGGAGAGTTCCGGCTCAGGCCGGACATCGCCAGTTTCGAGGGGCCGCGCTACATCATCGAACTGATGCGGCGCCATCACCTGGGGAGCATCTCCTTCGGGCCGGGCATCACTGGCACCGATCTGCAGCGTTTCGTGTACCTGCTTCAGGAGCCGCAGGAGGACGAGGCGGATCGTTTCCAAAGGTTAGTGGAAGCGGTGCAGCAGCGGTGCATCGCCAACCTGGAGCTCGACCTGCTGCGCGAGGACGAGGTGCTCAACATAACACCGCAGTTTAGGCGGCTCAGGTCGGCGGGAGACAAGGTGCGGCCACTGTACCGCAAGCTCCTCACCACCATGGACGAGGTGGCAGCCGAGGTGGCTTCGGGGCGCAGGCTGCGCCTGCGCGAATCCAAGCGCGTGGTGCAGCAGATCGTAGATCTGCTCTACAGCCACGAGGCAGACCTGCTGGGGCTCAGCACCATGCGCTCCCATGACAGCTCCTCGCAGCATCACGCCGCGAATGTATGCATCCTATCATTAGTGGTGGGGAAGCGGCTCGGGATGAACAAGTTCCACCTCTGCGAGCTGGGGCTCGCTGCTCTCTTCCACGACATAGGGAACTGCGACGTGCCGGCGGAGATCTTGGACAAGGTGGGAGAACTGTCGGCCGAGGAGCGGGAGTTGATGGAAAAGCACCCGCTGTACGGGGTGCGCAGGGTGATGAAGCTGAAGGGGTTGGACGACCTTACTGCGCGTATCATCACCGGTATTTTCGAGCATCACCTGATGGCGGACTTCTCGGGCTACCCGCGCCTGGGTTACCGGAAACTGGGACTTTTGGGGCGGATCATCAGCATCGCTGACAGCTATGACGGGCTGACCTCGTCGCGGGTCAGCGGCCGCACCGCCTATCCGCCCCACAAGGCGCTCAGAGTCATGCTGTCGCAAAGCGGCAAGTCTTATGACCAGGCGCTCCTGAAGGTTTTCGTCAGTTGCGTAGGCATCCATCCGGTGGGTTCGTTGCTGCTTCTGGATGACAAGGACATCGCGGTGGTGGTGGGAAACAGCGAGGACCCGGCCCAGTGGGACAATCCCCTGGTGCGCATCATCGCCGACCGTGAGGGGCGCGAAACGGAGGGGGGAGAGGTGATTCCCCTTGGCTCACCCGGCTCCCCCCAGACCATTACCGCTATTTTGGATCCCTACCTCTACGACCTCGACGTGAGCAGGTACTTCTAG
- the groL gene encoding chaperonin GroEL (60 kDa chaperone family; promotes refolding of misfolded polypeptides especially under stressful conditions; forms two stacked rings of heptamers to form a barrel-shaped 14mer; ends can be capped by GroES; misfolded proteins enter the barrel where they are refolded when GroES binds): MAAKIIKFDQDARNCILKGVNTLADAVKVTLGPKGRNVVIEKSYGAPLITKDGVTVAKEIELDDKFENMGAQLVKEVASKTSDVAGDGTTTATVLAQAIYRQGAKLVAAGHNPMEIKRGLDQAVEALVAELKNISKPIKDHKEIAQVGTISANNDKTIGDIIAQAMEKVGKEGVITVEEAKAMETTLETVEGMQFDRGYLSPYFVTDPERMEAAMDNVAILIHDKKISNMKDLLPVLEQTAKSGRPLLIIAEDIEGEALATLVVNKLRGVLNVCAVKAPGFGDRRKAMLEDIAILTGGKVISEEVGFKLENTTIDMLGNAKKITVDKDNTTIIDGYGSEADIQGRVKMIRAQIEETTSDYDREKLQERLAKLVGGVAVIKVGAATEIEMKEKKARVEDALHATRAAVDEGIVPGGGVAYLRALKVLDNLQLAPEQQFGVNVIKRALEEPIRQIAQNAGVDGSIVVDKVKGGQEAFGYNAAEDVYVDMIQAGIIDPTKVSRSALQNAASVAGLMMTTEAMIADKPKEDGGMPAMPGGMGGMGGMGGMGGMM, from the coding sequence ATGGCAGCAAAGATCATCAAATTCGACCAGGACGCACGCAACTGCATCCTTAAAGGTGTCAACACCCTTGCAGACGCAGTGAAAGTGACCCTGGGCCCCAAAGGGCGCAACGTCGTCATCGAGAAATCCTACGGCGCGCCGCTCATCACCAAGGACGGCGTTACCGTCGCCAAAGAGATCGAGCTGGACGACAAATTCGAGAACATGGGCGCGCAGCTGGTCAAGGAAGTAGCTTCCAAAACCTCCGACGTCGCCGGTGACGGTACCACCACCGCAACCGTTCTCGCGCAGGCCATCTACCGCCAGGGCGCCAAGCTGGTCGCCGCCGGCCACAACCCGATGGAGATCAAGCGCGGTCTGGATCAGGCCGTCGAGGCGCTGGTCGCCGAGCTGAAGAACATCTCCAAGCCGATCAAGGACCACAAGGAAATCGCGCAGGTCGGCACCATCTCCGCCAACAACGACAAGACTATCGGCGACATCATCGCCCAGGCCATGGAGAAGGTCGGCAAGGAAGGGGTCATCACCGTCGAGGAAGCCAAGGCGATGGAAACCACCCTTGAGACCGTCGAGGGTATGCAGTTCGATCGCGGCTACCTCTCCCCGTACTTCGTGACCGATCCGGAGCGCATGGAAGCGGCCATGGACAACGTCGCCATCCTGATCCACGACAAGAAGATCTCCAACATGAAGGACCTCCTCCCGGTTCTCGAGCAGACCGCCAAGTCCGGCCGTCCGCTCCTGATCATCGCCGAGGACATCGAGGGCGAGGCCCTGGCCACCCTGGTGGTCAACAAGCTGCGCGGCGTGCTCAACGTCTGCGCCGTCAAGGCCCCGGGCTTCGGCGACCGCCGCAAGGCAATGCTGGAAGACATCGCCATCCTGACCGGCGGCAAGGTGATCTCCGAGGAAGTCGGCTTCAAACTCGAGAACACCACCATCGACATGCTCGGTAACGCCAAGAAGATCACCGTCGACAAGGACAACACCACCATCATCGACGGCTACGGCAGCGAAGCCGACATCCAGGGCCGCGTTAAGATGATCCGCGCCCAGATCGAGGAGACCACCTCCGACTACGACCGCGAGAAGCTCCAGGAGCGCCTGGCGAAACTGGTCGGCGGCGTCGCCGTGATCAAGGTCGGTGCAGCCACCGAGATCGAAATGAAAGAGAAGAAGGCACGCGTCGAGGACGCACTGCACGCAACCCGCGCTGCGGTCGACGAGGGCATCGTCCCTGGCGGCGGCGTGGCTTACCTGCGCGCTCTCAAGGTGCTGGACAACCTCCAGCTCGCACCGGAGCAGCAGTTCGGCGTCAACGTGATCAAGCGCGCCCTCGAGGAGCCGATCCGTCAGATCGCCCAGAACGCAGGTGTCGACGGTTCCATCGTGGTCGACAAGGTGAAAGGCGGCCAGGAGGCCTTTGGCTACAACGCGGCCGAAGACGTCTACGTCGACATGATCCAGGCCGGCATCATCGACCCGACCAAGGTTTCCAGGAGCGCACTGCAGAACGCGGCTTCCGTGGCTGGTCTCATGATGACCACCGAGGCGATGATCGCTGACAAGCCGAAAGAAGATGGCGGCATGCCGGCAATGCCGGGTGGCATGGGCGGTATGGGCGGCATGGGCGGCATGGGCGGCATGATGTAA
- a CDS encoding response regulator transcription factor — MRILVVEDEKKVASFIKRGLEEEQYEVHTAADGEEGLKLALEKPFDLIVLDWMLPKKDGLSVLKELRERKNVTPILMLTAKDSVEDIVAGLDSGSDDYLTKPFAFAELLARVRALMRRSELDRGAEIRFADLRLDPVTHKVWRKDKEIDLTAKEYGLLEYFMRNPHQVLTRTMIAEHVWDYTFDSFTNIIDVYVNYLRKKIDREADKKLIHTVRGVGYILKEEE, encoded by the coding sequence ATGAGAATCTTGGTGGTTGAAGATGAGAAAAAGGTTGCCAGCTTCATTAAGCGCGGGCTCGAGGAGGAGCAGTATGAAGTCCATACGGCCGCAGACGGTGAAGAGGGACTGAAGCTTGCGCTGGAGAAGCCGTTCGATCTGATCGTGCTCGACTGGATGCTTCCGAAAAAAGACGGCCTTTCCGTGCTCAAGGAACTCAGGGAGCGTAAGAATGTCACCCCGATCCTGATGCTGACCGCGAAGGACTCCGTAGAAGATATCGTGGCTGGCCTGGACTCCGGTTCGGACGATTACCTGACCAAGCCGTTCGCCTTCGCCGAGCTGCTGGCCCGCGTCCGTGCGCTGATGAGAAGGAGCGAGCTCGACCGCGGCGCCGAGATCCGCTTTGCCGACCTCCGTCTCGACCCGGTTACTCACAAGGTATGGCGCAAGGACAAGGAGATCGATCTTACCGCCAAGGAGTACGGTCTGCTCGAGTACTTCATGCGCAACCCGCACCAGGTGCTCACCAGGACCATGATCGCTGAGCACGTCTGGGATTACACCTTCGACAGCTTCACCAACATCATCGACGTCTACGTGAACTACCTCCGTAAGAAGATCGATCGCGAAGCTGACAAGAAACTGATCCACACCGTCAGGGGCGTGGGCTACATCCTCAAAGAAGAAGAGTAG
- the groES gene encoding co-chaperone GroES, which translates to MNLRPLQDRIIVKRVEEATMTAGGLYIPETAKEKPQQGEVVAVGNGKRGEDGKVYPIDLKVGDKVLFGKYAGSEVKLEGEDYLIMREDDILGVLEK; encoded by the coding sequence ATGAATCTTAGACCGCTGCAGGACCGTATCATCGTGAAGAGGGTTGAGGAAGCTACCATGACCGCCGGCGGACTGTACATCCCGGAAACCGCCAAGGAAAAGCCGCAGCAGGGCGAAGTAGTAGCAGTTGGCAACGGGAAGAGGGGCGAGGACGGCAAGGTATACCCGATCGATCTGAAGGTGGGCGACAAGGTGCTGTTCGGCAAATACGCAGGTAGCGAAGTGAAGCTCGAAGGTGAGGACTACCTGATCATGCGCGAGGATGACATCCTCGGCGTTCTCGAGAAGTAA
- a CDS encoding DUF507 family protein yields MHISEDRISHIAHKIYDKLYNDDLADFPDERRALDSIKDSIEGFFSIMEQVDQAVRAKLASYSQAKVPGSREWEILYQKFHAEELAKRKW; encoded by the coding sequence ATGCACATCTCGGAAGACCGCATTTCCCATATAGCCCACAAGATCTACGACAAGCTCTACAACGACGACCTCGCCGATTTCCCGGATGAGCGCCGTGCCCTTGACTCCATCAAGGACTCCATCGAGGGGTTCTTCTCCATCATGGAGCAGGTGGACCAGGCCGTGCGCGCCAAGCTCGCCTCCTACAGCCAGGCCAAGGTTCCCGGCAGCCGCGAATGGGAGATCCTGTACCAGAAGTTTCACGCGGAGGAGCTGGCAAAAAGGAAGTGGTAA
- a CDS encoding DUF507 family protein, with protein sequence MRLKDEQIARLAEKVLGDLERAQLVQQKQGRGAVLTGIKAAIAKDVKQEEDLERDAEALLEQTLKAVGGQGIDRHKMLKMIKDKLAKERKIVL encoded by the coding sequence ATGCGTCTTAAGGATGAACAGATCGCGCGCCTGGCGGAAAAGGTGCTGGGGGACCTGGAGCGTGCTCAGCTGGTGCAGCAGAAACAGGGACGCGGCGCCGTGCTGACGGGAATCAAGGCCGCCATCGCCAAGGATGTCAAGCAGGAGGAAGACTTGGAGCGCGACGCCGAGGCGCTGCTGGAGCAGACGCTCAAGGCCGTCGGAGGTCAGGGGATCGACCGGCACAAGATGCTCAAGATGATCAAGGACAAACTGGCAAAAGAAAGAAAGATTGTTCTGTGA
- a CDS encoding pyruvate, water dikinase regulatory protein produces the protein MYHVYLLSDATGETVERVARAALTQFKDVDVRLRRVGQIRNREDIIRALDEVDRFPGIIFYTLVNTELAQFVRNECEARQLDAVDLITPLLFKLAEFLEMRPQKLPGLQYEMNSEYYRRMEAVDFTVKQDDGQEPRNLHKADIVLIGVSRSSKTPLSMYLAHKGYKVANVPIIQGIDPPPELEEVEPERVVGLIIDTQRLVDIRSARLRNLRQSPRGSYADYRQVEEELAYCRRFYRAHPAWLVIDVTNKSVEESAAEILSRLHGDIRHD, from the coding sequence ATGTACCACGTTTACTTACTTTCTGATGCGACGGGCGAGACCGTCGAGCGGGTGGCACGGGCCGCGCTGACCCAGTTCAAGGACGTGGATGTTCGCCTGCGCCGGGTCGGCCAGATCAGGAACCGCGAAGACATCATCAGGGCCTTAGACGAGGTCGATCGCTTCCCCGGCATCATCTTTTACACGCTGGTGAACACGGAGCTGGCGCAGTTCGTCAGGAACGAGTGCGAGGCGAGGCAGTTGGACGCGGTGGACCTGATTACCCCGCTGCTGTTCAAGCTGGCCGAGTTCCTGGAAATGAGGCCGCAGAAACTCCCCGGCCTCCAGTACGAGATGAACTCCGAGTATTACCGCCGCATGGAGGCGGTTGATTTTACGGTAAAGCAGGACGACGGCCAGGAGCCGCGCAACCTGCACAAGGCGGACATCGTACTGATCGGTGTGTCCCGCTCGTCGAAGACTCCGCTCTCCATGTACCTCGCGCACAAGGGGTACAAGGTGGCGAACGTGCCCATCATCCAGGGAATCGATCCTCCCCCAGAGTTGGAGGAGGTGGAACCGGAGCGGGTGGTAGGCCTCATTATCGACACGCAGCGACTTGTCGATATCCGCAGCGCGCGGCTCAGAAACCTCCGGCAGAGCCCGCGCGGCAGCTACGCCGACTACAGGCAGGTCGAAGAGGAACTCGCCTACTGTCGGCGCTTTTACCGAGCCCACCCCGCCTGGCTGGTTATCGACGTAACCAACAAATCGGTTGAGGAGTCTGCCGCCGAGATTCTGAGCAGGCTTCATGGTGATATCAGGCACGATTAG
- a CDS encoding ribonuclease Z, giving the protein MTPHFLPTLVNPPFGDPGVYVDFQFARRAILFDLGEIHRLGPRKILRLSDVCISHTHIDHFIGFDLMLRIMLGRDMALRLFGPPGILSQVEHRLASYSWNLIQSYPTEFVITVTELHPDGSGVRARFSSRRVFAREDEERLTFTDGVVLEEENLRLRATFLEHSIPCLAYAFEEKLHVNFMKNHLAELGLPVGPWLSEVKRAVLRGAPDDLVVTVALPGQAEGRRLTLAELKEKVLQVVPGEKIAYVTDTAFTPDNRSRIVELARGADYLFIEAVFLDVDADRARERAHLTARQAGQLAREAGAARVIPFHFSPRHLGAEEELRREVAEAFAGA; this is encoded by the coding sequence ATGACTCCCCACTTCCTCCCCACCCTGGTCAACCCTCCCTTCGGAGACCCCGGCGTCTACGTCGACTTCCAGTTTGCCCGGAGGGCGATCCTCTTCGACCTGGGGGAGATCCACCGCCTCGGTCCGCGCAAGATCCTGCGCCTGAGCGACGTTTGCATCTCCCACACCCACATCGACCACTTCATCGGCTTTGACCTCATGTTGCGCATCATGCTGGGGCGCGACATGGCACTGCGCCTGTTCGGCCCTCCCGGCATCCTGAGCCAGGTCGAGCACCGCCTCGCCTCCTACAGCTGGAACCTGATCCAGAGCTACCCCACCGAGTTCGTCATCACCGTCACGGAACTACACCCGGATGGCAGCGGGGTGCGTGCCCGCTTCAGCTCACGCCGGGTTTTCGCCCGGGAGGACGAGGAGCGGCTGACATTCACGGACGGCGTGGTCCTGGAGGAGGAGAACCTGCGGCTACGGGCAACCTTCCTGGAGCACAGCATCCCCTGCCTCGCCTACGCATTCGAGGAAAAGCTGCACGTGAACTTCATGAAGAATCACCTCGCGGAATTGGGACTCCCGGTGGGACCGTGGCTGTCAGAAGTGAAGCGCGCCGTACTGCGCGGCGCGCCGGACGACCTGGTGGTTACGGTGGCGCTGCCTGGCCAGGCCGAAGGACGACGACTCACTCTCGCCGAGTTGAAAGAGAAGGTGCTGCAGGTGGTGCCGGGTGAGAAAATCGCTTACGTCACCGACACCGCATTTACCCCCGACAACCGCAGCCGCATCGTGGAGCTTGCCCGCGGCGCCGACTACTTATTTATCGAGGCAGTGTTCCTGGACGTGGATGCCGATCGTGCCAGGGAGCGCGCCCACCTGACCGCGCGTCAGGCCGGCCAACTGGCGCGTGAGGCCGGTGCCGCGCGCGTGATTCCGTTTCACTTTTCCCCGAGGCACCTGGGCGCCGAGGAAGAGCTACGCCGCGAGGTAGCCGAGGCGTTCGCCGGGGCATGA